A section of the bacterium SCSIO 12696 genome encodes:
- a CDS encoding PAS domain-containing protein: MLIAILSLLFFATLLFSVAAVGHRRPLGSSTQALVTLGSLGALSYFGLPEFTGRYGLEALFGLMAYTLVFLLGPLVMRPIHWAAQTRRLPTLADLFSYRYRGRSIGSLVTWVLALSCLPLLAGQLQLAGNSLEIASNQQLSASQGKLAFTVLLLGVLLFFGQRNAHSDRLMTTLAFGAVITLTALLATTMWATWHYFGGLQEMQAWATAEGLSQSIHRSGNSYGLISLFFIASLTLPHLYHQQSWLPSIKSRELTGWLFPFLLLLTTLTMVPLLWTGLASGLQVPLQLLIPALAKASQSPLLQIATTVGGLFACSTVAAVTSKALVTMANNYLLPTTIQKPTDNLYKQLIRSRRQLITVWVILGLAASTLINTHSISTLTIVSLIGVAQIAPGLLSALYVPVFNRRGVAAGMVIGMLLWFVGLLLPVFMGSWQWVLGDQVRWHFGISSWGNWLLISLGANFATSLLVTRRTRSTPEEAFYARASMIEKVSAPQRIEPDICQLSSLRQRLQQELGAAAAERELQRLNINTHQEMRPFEWRDLRSQLCANLYHLLGVAKGDKIINRVLPLVNSGEFKLSDLRSLESLLAERQQPLYGLAAELNKLRIHHQNILRELPLGACSLDRDDEIVLWNNALEKITGIPATVAAGSHLDTLPQPWRNVLQRAANSNTPHKFAIEVADGNRKVRFNLHKTLLQNRDAQFAEQVILLEDISDVIQLTQEIAHTERLASVGRLAAGVAHEIGNPVTGIACLAQELKADAADSDHQYTAETILSQVERINHIVRSLIDFSRSGNESDIQMLDIAIEEPLQQAVELLALDKEHTQVAVQLDVSSGLKVRGDPHQLAQIFLNLLSNARDASLSGDWITVKTYSEEKTAKIEITDCGTGINTDHLDKVLEPFFTTKPVGEGTGLGLSLVYSMVRNYGGDLNLHSPIENGRGTRATVTLPLSKSSQL, from the coding sequence GTGTTAATCGCTATTTTGAGTTTGCTGTTTTTTGCCACGCTGTTGTTCAGCGTGGCGGCGGTGGGGCATCGACGACCGCTGGGCAGCTCCACCCAAGCGCTGGTAACGTTGGGTAGCCTTGGGGCGTTGAGTTATTTTGGTCTGCCTGAATTCACTGGCCGCTACGGATTGGAAGCTCTGTTTGGGCTTATGGCCTACACGCTGGTGTTTTTACTTGGCCCTCTGGTGATGCGCCCCATACACTGGGCGGCACAAACTCGGCGCTTGCCAACACTGGCGGATCTGTTCAGTTACCGATACCGAGGCAGGTCAATTGGCTCACTGGTGACCTGGGTATTGGCTTTAAGCTGTTTACCGCTGTTAGCAGGGCAGCTGCAACTGGCGGGCAATTCGCTGGAGATCGCATCCAACCAACAGTTATCTGCCAGCCAGGGTAAGTTGGCTTTTACTGTTCTGTTGCTGGGAGTGCTGCTTTTCTTTGGCCAGCGCAACGCCCACAGCGATCGCCTAATGACAACACTGGCCTTCGGGGCAGTCATTACCCTGACCGCCCTTTTGGCAACCACGATGTGGGCAACCTGGCACTATTTTGGTGGCCTGCAAGAAATGCAGGCGTGGGCAACCGCCGAAGGCCTATCGCAAAGCATTCACCGCTCTGGAAACAGCTATGGGCTGATTAGCTTGTTTTTCATTGCCAGCCTGACTCTGCCCCATCTTTACCACCAACAGTCCTGGTTACCCTCTATAAAAAGCCGAGAATTGACCGGATGGCTGTTCCCGTTTTTGCTGTTGTTGACCACGCTAACCATGGTGCCACTGTTGTGGACGGGCCTGGCCTCGGGACTGCAAGTACCCCTTCAACTACTGATTCCAGCCTTGGCCAAGGCAAGCCAATCCCCCCTGCTGCAAATAGCAACTACGGTGGGTGGCTTGTTTGCCTGCAGCACGGTAGCCGCAGTAACCAGCAAAGCCCTGGTCACCATGGCCAACAACTATCTGCTGCCCACAACCATCCAAAAACCAACGGACAACCTTTATAAACAACTGATTCGCAGTCGCCGCCAGTTGATTACTGTGTGGGTTATTCTGGGCCTGGCCGCCAGCACCCTGATCAATACTCACAGCATCAGCACCTTGACCATTGTCTCGTTAATCGGTGTAGCACAAATTGCTCCAGGCCTATTGTCCGCGCTCTATGTGCCGGTTTTTAATCGTCGCGGCGTCGCTGCCGGCATGGTAATTGGCATGCTGCTTTGGTTCGTCGGATTGCTATTGCCCGTCTTTATGGGCAGCTGGCAGTGGGTACTGGGTGACCAGGTTCGCTGGCATTTTGGCATTTCTAGTTGGGGCAATTGGCTGCTGATCTCTCTGGGGGCCAACTTCGCTACCAGCCTTTTGGTCACCCGCCGTACCCGTTCCACCCCTGAAGAAGCTTTTTACGCCCGCGCCAGCATGATCGAAAAAGTATCTGCTCCCCAGCGTATTGAACCCGACATCTGTCAACTGAGTAGTTTGCGCCAACGCCTACAGCAAGAACTGGGGGCAGCAGCAGCCGAACGGGAACTGCAGCGCCTAAATATCAACACTCATCAGGAGATGCGCCCCTTCGAGTGGCGCGACCTGCGCAGCCAGCTATGCGCCAATCTCTATCACCTGTTGGGTGTGGCCAAGGGCGATAAAATCATCAATCGGGTGTTGCCGTTGGTAAACAGCGGCGAATTTAAGTTGAGCGATTTGCGCTCTCTCGAATCCCTGCTGGCAGAACGCCAACAACCGCTGTACGGGTTAGCGGCTGAGCTGAACAAATTGCGCATTCACCATCAAAATATTTTGCGCGAACTGCCTCTGGGGGCCTGTTCCCTGGACCGAGACGATGAGATCGTACTGTGGAACAACGCCCTGGAAAAAATCACCGGAATACCAGCTACTGTGGCGGCTGGCTCACATCTCGATACACTGCCTCAGCCCTGGCGCAATGTGTTGCAGCGAGCGGCCAACAGCAACACACCCCACAAATTTGCCATTGAAGTTGCCGACGGCAATCGCAAGGTGCGCTTTAATCTCCACAAAACCCTGCTGCAAAATCGCGATGCGCAATTCGCCGAGCAGGTGATTTTGCTGGAAGATATCAGTGACGTTATTCAACTGACCCAGGAAATTGCTCACACCGAACGACTGGCCTCCGTGGGCCGATTGGCCGCCGGAGTGGCTCACGAAATTGGCAATCCGGTCACCGGCATTGCCTGCCTCGCCCAGGAGCTGAAAGCCGATGCAGCGGATAGCGACCACCAGTACACCGCCGAAACTATTCTCAGTCAGGTGGAGCGCATTAACCACATCGTGCGCTCATTAATTGACTTCTCCCGCTCGGGTAACGAAAGCGATATTCAAATGCTGGACATTGCTATCGAAGAGCCGTTGCAACAAGCAGTCGAACTGCTGGCACTGGATAAAGAACACACTCAAGTAGCGGTTCAGTTGGATGTATCCAGCGGCCTGAAAGTACGCGGTGACCCCCACCAGCTGGCACAAATATTTCTCAACCTGCTGAGCAACGCTCGCGATGCCAGCCTCTCAGGTGATTGGATAACCGTGAAAACCTATAGCGAGGAAAAAACCGCAAAAATAGAGATCACTGACTGTGGTACCGGCATTAATACCGACCACCTGGACAAAGTGTTAGAGCCCTTTTTCACCACCAAGCCCGTTGGCGAAGGTACCGGCCTGGGGCTGTCACTGGTGTACAGCATGGTGCGCAACTACGGGGGCGACTTAAACCTGCACAGCCCAATAGAAAATGGGCGCGGCACCCGAGCCACTGTCACTTTGCCACTCAGCAAAAGCTCTCAGTTATAG
- a CDS encoding MFS transporter has product MLGLFMVLPVLVLYADDYRGATPQLLGIALGVYGLTQALLQIPLGLVSDRIGRKPVIVAGLLVFVIGSVLAAVADNIYLLVAGRALQGAGAIASTLMALVADVTREQNRTKAMASIGASIGFAFLLAMVLGPLLAAHMGGVSAVFWCTGVLGVLGLIWSQWRLPAAGVGGVAVNRETQTVPLMIGNVLKDVRLLRLDLGIFVLHLVLMAAFLAIPQVLESELEIARSSHSWVYLLLFGGSFVAIVPAIIVAERGGKMKPVFLSAIALVALSLGGFAVWHHAGAWVALALLFLFFAAFNLLEASLPSLISKTAPAGARGTAMGAYSSSQFLGAFAGGVLGGWLLPEYGVEGLFVALAGLAVLWLLVASPMEAPRPLSGVVLKYNDRPGYVSELEALPGVEDVLVIAEERSVYAKVDRKEVDWGLLAPYLSE; this is encoded by the coding sequence ATGCTCGGCCTGTTTATGGTGTTGCCGGTGCTGGTGCTCTATGCCGACGACTATCGTGGGGCCACACCGCAGTTGTTAGGTATCGCTCTGGGTGTGTATGGCCTAACCCAGGCGTTGCTGCAAATACCCCTCGGGCTGGTGTCAGATCGCATTGGCCGCAAGCCGGTGATTGTGGCGGGACTATTGGTGTTTGTGATCGGCAGTGTGTTGGCAGCGGTCGCAGATAATATTTACCTGTTAGTGGCTGGCCGGGCGCTGCAGGGCGCTGGTGCCATCGCCAGTACTTTGATGGCTCTGGTAGCGGACGTCACCCGCGAGCAAAACCGCACCAAGGCTATGGCCAGTATCGGCGCCAGCATTGGCTTTGCGTTTTTATTGGCCATGGTGCTTGGCCCCTTGTTGGCTGCCCATATGGGAGGAGTGTCCGCGGTATTTTGGTGTACTGGGGTGTTGGGTGTATTGGGTTTGATTTGGTCCCAATGGCGCTTGCCAGCGGCTGGTGTTGGTGGCGTTGCGGTTAACCGTGAAACCCAGACGGTGCCGTTGATGATCGGCAATGTGCTCAAGGACGTGCGGTTGTTGCGACTGGATTTAGGAATTTTTGTGCTTCATCTGGTTTTGATGGCGGCGTTTTTAGCGATCCCGCAGGTGCTGGAGTCAGAGCTGGAAATAGCGCGCAGCAGCCATTCCTGGGTTTACTTGCTGTTGTTCGGGGGCTCATTTGTTGCCATTGTGCCCGCCATTATTGTTGCCGAGCGTGGTGGCAAAATGAAGCCAGTCTTTCTCAGTGCGATTGCTCTGGTTGCACTGAGTTTGGGTGGCTTTGCTGTGTGGCACCACGCTGGAGCTTGGGTCGCCCTGGCGTTGCTATTTTTGTTTTTTGCAGCGTTTAATCTGTTGGAAGCGAGCCTGCCGTCGTTAATCAGTAAAACCGCGCCGGCTGGTGCTCGTGGCACTGCCATGGGTGCTTATTCCAGTAGCCAATTCCTCGGAGCTTTTGCCGGTGGTGTACTGGGTGGCTGGTTGCTACCGGAGTATGGTGTTGAAGGGCTGTTTGTGGCGCTGGCTGGTTTGGCGGTGCTGTGGTTACTGGTGGCATCGCCAATGGAGGCACCAAGGCCGCTTTCGGGTGTTGTGCTCAAGTACAATGACCGTCCTGGCTACGTCAGTGAGCTGGAAGCACTGCCCGGGGTGGAAGATGTGTTGGTGATTGCCGAAGAGCGCAGTGTTTACGCCAAGGTGGATCGAAAAGAAGTGGATTGGGGGCTGTTGGCTCCTTATCTTTCAGAGTAA
- the ssb gene encoding single-stranded DNA-binding protein, protein MMARGINKVILVGNCGQDPETRYMPSGGAVTNISVATSETWKDKQTGQPQERTEWHRVVFFNRLGEIAGEYLKKGSKVYVEGSLRTRKWQGQDGQDRYTTEIVASEMQMLDSRGGMGQDNYGSQQSAPPQQSAPQQQRPAQNQNQSQQQPNNDFDNFDDDIPF, encoded by the coding sequence ATAATGGCGCGTGGCATTAACAAAGTAATTTTAGTGGGCAATTGTGGTCAGGATCCTGAAACTCGCTATATGCCCTCCGGAGGAGCGGTTACCAATATCAGTGTAGCCACGTCGGAAACCTGGAAAGACAAGCAAACCGGCCAGCCGCAAGAGCGGACTGAATGGCACCGGGTGGTGTTCTTTAATCGCTTGGGCGAGATTGCCGGTGAGTACCTTAAAAAGGGCAGCAAGGTGTATGTTGAAGGCTCATTGCGCACCCGCAAATGGCAGGGGCAGGATGGCCAGGATCGATACACCACCGAAATCGTTGCCAGTGAAATGCAGATGCTGGACAGCCGCGGTGGCATGGGGCAGGACAACTATGGTTCTCAACAATCGGCGCCGCCACAGCAGTCGGCGCCCCAGCAACAACGCCCTGCGCAAAATCAGAATCAGTCTCAGCAGCAACCCAATAATGATTTTGACAACTTTGATGACGATATTCCGTTCTAA
- a CDS encoding fused MFS/spermidine synthase — MLRTALLLFMSFAMGFAIMSSELLGGRILAPNFGSSIFVWGSIITVYMLALSLGYLLGGQWSLRAPNFRKFGLLFLVAGLSLLHIVLFDQWAMETVFLRVEDPRGGALLASLLLFFGPTVIMGIAAPYGVRLLVESRESSGRAAGFLYFVSTLGSALGTIMTSFYLVVWFEIDQIIYCCTGLLVLLGVIACLMPDNAKDHHLTEGGN, encoded by the coding sequence ATGTTGCGCACCGCGTTGTTACTGTTTATGTCCTTCGCCATGGGCTTTGCGATTATGTCCAGCGAGTTGCTGGGTGGCCGTATTTTGGCACCTAATTTTGGCTCCAGTATTTTTGTCTGGGGCAGCATTATTACGGTGTATATGTTGGCATTGTCTTTGGGCTATCTGTTGGGTGGGCAGTGGTCGTTGCGAGCCCCCAATTTTCGCAAGTTTGGTTTGCTGTTTCTGGTTGCCGGGCTGTCGCTGCTGCACATTGTGTTGTTCGATCAATGGGCCATGGAAACGGTATTCCTGCGGGTAGAAGACCCCAGGGGTGGCGCGCTGTTGGCGTCTCTGCTGCTGTTTTTTGGGCCTACGGTGATTATGGGGATTGCCGCTCCTTATGGCGTCAGGTTGTTGGTTGAAAGTCGGGAGAGCAGTGGCCGTGCTGCGGGCTTTCTCTATTTCGTGTCTACTCTAGGCAGCGCTTTGGGCACCATCATGACATCGTTCTACTTGGTGGTTTGGTTTGAGATCGATCAGATTATTTACTGTTGCACCGGTTTGTTGGTATTGCTTGGTGTGATTGCCTGTTTGATGCCTGACAACGCAAAAGATCATCACCTGACGGAAGGGGGCAATTAA
- a CDS encoding fused MFS/spermidine synthase gives MRLLGLLVLVLLSSAASGEVVHREKSLYRDLYVEESGGQRCLKFRTRGNRESSQSCIFLERPDVLALSYTRMSMAGLFIKPNPKNILVVGLGGGVLPRALRSLYPDTNITSVEIDSAVVDVAKRYFYFQEEAANQVATQDARVFVKRARLKKAQYDYIILDAFNGDYIPGHLMTLEFFEELKSILAPQGVVIANTFSRSDLVDHEAATYQKAFGEFYTVSQRDSGNRIILASNAELPSKTDMHRNMLAVSPQISALGVDGRKLLNGLDRRPKWRRSAKVLTDQYSPVNVLNGR, from the coding sequence ATGCGACTACTGGGTTTGTTGGTTCTGGTGTTGCTGAGTTCCGCTGCCAGTGGTGAGGTGGTGCACCGGGAAAAGTCACTCTATCGGGACTTGTATGTGGAGGAAAGTGGCGGTCAACGTTGCCTGAAATTTCGCACCCGCGGTAATCGTGAAAGCAGTCAGTCCTGTATTTTCCTCGAACGGCCGGATGTATTGGCACTCAGTTATACACGTATGTCGATGGCGGGATTGTTTATCAAGCCAAACCCCAAAAACATTCTGGTAGTTGGCTTGGGTGGTGGGGTGTTACCTCGAGCCCTGCGCTCGCTCTACCCGGACACAAATATTACTTCTGTTGAAATTGATTCGGCAGTGGTGGATGTGGCCAAGCGCTATTTTTATTTTCAGGAAGAAGCTGCCAACCAGGTTGCTACCCAGGATGCCAGGGTGTTCGTGAAACGGGCCAGGCTGAAAAAGGCACAGTACGATTACATCATCCTCGATGCCTTTAACGGTGATTACATCCCTGGCCATTTAATGACACTGGAGTTTTTTGAGGAACTGAAAAGCATCCTTGCTCCCCAAGGAGTGGTGATTGCCAACACCTTTAGTCGCAGTGATCTGGTGGACCATGAAGCGGCCACTTACCAAAAGGCGTTTGGCGAGTTTTACACAGTGTCCCAGCGTGATAGTGGCAATCGGATTATTTTGGCATCCAATGCTGAGCTGCCCAGCAAAACGGACATGCATCGCAATATGCTCGCTGTATCACCTCAAATTAGTGCCTTGGGGGTGGATGGTCGGAAACTGCTCAATGGCCTGGATCGTCGCCCTAAGTGGCGCCGCTCGGCGAAGGTACTAACCGACCAGTATTCGCCGGTGAATGTGTTGAATGGCAGGTAA
- the fabB gene encoding beta-ketoacyl-ACP synthase I yields MKRAVITGMGIVSPLGNDLDTVANSLREGKSGIRYKELYKELGLRSHVAGYVDIDLEEHIDRKVMRFMGKPAGYGYVAMQQAIDNSGLNEDQVSNPRTGIIMASGGFSGDKFIEAVDTMRAKGVKRMGPYRVTQIMGNTVSACLATPFKIKGVNYSITSACATSAHCIGAAVEQIQLGKQDVIFAGGGEEEHWTMASMFDAMGALTTKYNDNPEKASRAYDADRDGFTISCGGGCVVVEELEHALARGANIIAEIVGYGATSDGYDMVAPSGEGAIRCMQQAMETVDGPIDYINTHGTSTPVGDTQELQAITDTFGSGQVPKISSTKSLTGHALGAAGVHEAIYSLLMLQGDFIAASANVDNLDERAAELPIVTERIDNAGLNTVMSNSFGFGGTNAALVMQRYSS; encoded by the coding sequence ATGAAGCGCGCTGTTATCACAGGAATGGGGATTGTTTCCCCACTCGGCAATGATCTCGACACTGTTGCCAACTCTCTTCGCGAAGGCAAATCCGGCATTCGCTACAAAGAACTCTATAAAGAACTTGGCCTTCGCAGCCACGTAGCTGGCTATGTGGATATCGACCTCGAAGAGCATATCGACCGCAAGGTAATGCGCTTTATGGGCAAGCCCGCGGGTTATGGCTATGTGGCCATGCAACAAGCCATCGACAACTCCGGTCTCAATGAAGACCAGGTTTCCAATCCACGTACCGGCATTATCATGGCTTCAGGCGGCTTCTCTGGGGACAAGTTCATCGAAGCTGTAGACACCATGCGTGCCAAAGGCGTAAAGCGTATGGGGCCCTATCGAGTTACCCAAATCATGGGCAACACGGTTTCCGCCTGCTTGGCGACCCCCTTTAAGATCAAAGGGGTGAACTACAGCATTACCTCTGCTTGCGCCACCAGTGCACATTGCATAGGCGCAGCTGTAGAGCAGATTCAGCTGGGCAAGCAGGATGTAATTTTTGCCGGGGGCGGTGAAGAAGAACACTGGACGATGGCCTCCATGTTCGATGCCATGGGTGCCCTTACCACCAAATACAACGACAACCCCGAAAAAGCCTCACGGGCCTACGACGCAGACCGCGACGGTTTTACCATTTCCTGTGGCGGCGGCTGTGTGGTGGTGGAAGAGCTGGAACACGCCTTGGCGCGAGGCGCCAACATCATTGCCGAAATTGTTGGCTACGGCGCCACTTCCGATGGCTACGATATGGTAGCGCCCTCAGGAGAAGGGGCCATTCGCTGCATGCAGCAAGCCATGGAAACCGTCGACGGCCCTATCGACTACATCAACACCCATGGCACCAGCACTCCCGTGGGTGATACCCAGGAATTGCAGGCCATTACTGATACCTTTGGCTCCGGCCAAGTGCCGAAAATCAGCTCTACCAAGTCACTGACTGGCCACGCCCTGGGGGCGGCCGGTGTTCATGAAGCGATTTACAGTCTGTTGATGCTGCAAGGCGACTTTATCGCGGCCTCCGCCAACGTCGACAACCTGGATGAACGTGCCGCTGAGCTGCCTATCGTGACAGAACGCATCGACAACGCAGGTTTGAATACGGTGATGTCGAACAGCTTTGGCTTTGGTGGCACCAATGCGGCGCTGGTGATGCAGCGGTATTCATCCTAA
- the galU gene encoding UTP--glucose-1-phosphate uridylyltransferase GalU: MIRKCLFPVAGYGTRFLPATKSMPKEMLPIVNRPLVQYGVEEAMDAGLNEIGFVTGRGKRAIEDHFDTNYELEHQISGTSKEEYLHSIRHVIENGSFSFTRQREMKGLGHAILTGERLIGYEPCGVILADDFCIGEGGKGVMAQLVEIYRRTGKSVVAIEEVPDDDVSKFGVIAGEEIEPGLYQVNDMVEKPAKEDAPSNMAIIGRYVLTPDIFNILRYTKPGKGGEIQITDALLEQARRGDVLAYKFKGKRFDCGSVDGYVAATNYVYENFYRKDKEQVTHV; the protein is encoded by the coding sequence ATGATAAGAAAATGCCTGTTTCCGGTGGCTGGCTATGGCACTCGCTTCTTGCCAGCAACCAAATCAATGCCCAAAGAAATGCTGCCTATCGTTAATCGTCCCTTGGTGCAATATGGGGTAGAGGAGGCCATGGACGCAGGTCTCAATGAAATCGGCTTTGTTACAGGCCGTGGTAAGCGGGCTATTGAAGATCACTTCGATACCAATTATGAATTGGAGCACCAAATATCTGGTACATCGAAGGAAGAGTATCTGCACAGTATTCGCCATGTGATTGAAAACGGCAGCTTTTCCTTTACCCGTCAGCGGGAGATGAAAGGTCTCGGGCACGCCATTTTGACCGGTGAACGGCTGATTGGCTATGAGCCCTGCGGTGTTATTTTGGCGGATGACTTTTGTATTGGCGAAGGTGGAAAAGGGGTTATGGCTCAATTGGTGGAGATCTACCGGCGCACTGGCAAAAGTGTGGTCGCGATTGAGGAGGTGCCCGATGACGATGTTTCCAAGTTTGGTGTGATCGCCGGTGAGGAAATAGAGCCGGGGTTGTATCAGGTGAACGATATGGTGGAAAAGCCCGCCAAAGAAGATGCGCCCAGTAATATGGCGATTATTGGTCGCTATGTGCTGACCCCAGATATTTTCAATATTCTTCGTTATACCAAGCCAGGTAAAGGTGGGGAGATTCAGATCACCGATGCTCTACTGGAGCAGGCCCGGCGAGGAGATGTGTTGGCGTACAAATTTAAAGGTAAGCGTTTTGATTGTGGCAGTGTCGATGGTTATGTGGCAGCTACCAACTACGTGTACGAAAACTTTTATCGCAAAGATAAGGAGCAGGTAACGCATGTCTGA
- a CDS encoding phosphomannomutase: MVEINCFKAYDVRGRVPDELNVDVAYRIGRATAQFLGAQCMVVGHDIRLTSPELCDALVHGLREGGVNVTHIGQCGTEEIYFATSHGGFDGGIVVTASHNPMDYNGMKFVREQSRPISGDNGLLEIKALAEKGDFSPVGDLGSLERVEDKSAYIEHLLGYVDRQQLKPLKLVVNAGNGGAGSVVDLLEPHLPFGFIKVHHQPDGHFPNGVPNPLLEENRAATAEVVRRENADMGIAWDGDFDRCFFFDEQGEFVEGYYLVGLLAESFLNKHGSGSIIHDPRLTWNTIDVVNRCGGTPVLTKTGHAFIKQCMRDHDALYGGEMSAHHYFRDFAYCDSGMIPWLLVAEIVSQSGKTLSQLVAECQQAYPVSGEINSRIKDPNAVLARLAEQYGGQAVAEDRTDGLSLDMGDWRFNVRMSNTEPVVRLNVESRANPELMQEKTKELLAIIRA; this comes from the coding sequence GTGGTCGAAATCAATTGTTTTAAGGCCTATGACGTTCGTGGGCGAGTGCCCGATGAGCTCAATGTTGATGTGGCGTATCGTATTGGCCGCGCCACTGCCCAATTTTTAGGTGCGCAGTGCATGGTGGTTGGTCACGATATTCGCCTCACCAGCCCAGAACTGTGCGATGCTTTGGTGCATGGCCTGCGGGAAGGTGGTGTTAACGTTACTCATATTGGCCAGTGCGGTACTGAGGAGATTTATTTTGCCACTTCCCATGGCGGCTTTGACGGCGGCATTGTAGTAACCGCGAGTCACAACCCCATGGATTACAACGGCATGAAGTTTGTGCGCGAGCAATCCAGACCTATCTCTGGGGACAATGGCCTGCTGGAGATCAAAGCGTTGGCGGAGAAGGGGGATTTCTCCCCTGTAGGTGATTTGGGCTCTTTGGAGCGAGTGGAAGATAAGTCCGCGTATATCGAGCACCTGCTGGGCTATGTTGACCGTCAACAGCTGAAGCCACTGAAATTAGTTGTTAATGCAGGCAATGGTGGTGCGGGCTCGGTGGTGGATTTGCTCGAGCCACACCTGCCATTTGGGTTTATTAAAGTCCACCATCAGCCGGATGGCCACTTTCCTAACGGGGTGCCGAATCCGCTTCTGGAAGAGAATCGCGCTGCCACCGCTGAAGTGGTGCGCCGCGAAAATGCAGATATGGGTATCGCCTGGGATGGCGATTTTGACCGTTGTTTTTTCTTTGATGAGCAGGGTGAGTTCGTTGAAGGATACTATTTAGTCGGCCTGCTGGCAGAGAGCTTTCTGAATAAGCACGGTAGTGGCTCGATCATTCATGACCCTCGTCTGACTTGGAATACCATTGATGTGGTGAACCGCTGCGGCGGCACTCCGGTGTTGACCAAGACGGGCCATGCTTTTATTAAACAGTGTATGCGTGATCACGATGCGCTCTATGGTGGAGAAATGAGTGCCCACCATTACTTCCGTGATTTTGCCTATTGCGACAGCGGTATGATCCCTTGGTTGTTGGTGGCGGAAATTGTTAGCCAAAGTGGCAAAACGCTGTCGCAACTGGTTGCAGAATGTCAGCAGGCTTACCCGGTCAGTGGTGAGATCAACAGCCGTATTAAAGACCCCAATGCGGTACTGGCGCGGCTGGCTGAGCAATATGGGGGTCAGGCTGTGGCGGAAGACCGCACTGACGGTCTGAGCCTGGATATGGGAGACTGGCGGTTTAATGTGCGCATGTCCAATACAGAACCGGTGGTGCGCTTAAATGTAGAGAGCCGCGCCAACCCTGAATTGATGCAGGAAAAAACCAAAGAGCTGCTGGCAATCATTAGGGCGTAG
- a CDS encoding polyprenyl synthetase family protein, which yields MLPFHHAVEEDFLAVNDLIINQLHSDVGLVENIGQYIVDAGGKRLRPLLVLLAANACGDQGKQHIELAAIIEFIHTATLLHDDVVDTSDMRRGRATANARWGNAPSVLVGDFLYSRAFQMLVAIGDMRIMAILADTTNIISEGEVQQLINAGNPDISEANYFEVIGKKTAQLFEAAAHAGAVLATDNDQHQQALKLYGRHLGLAFQLVDDALDYQGNAEELGKNVGDDLAEGKPTLPLLAAMRLGDEQQAETIRTAIKEAQVEKLEQVVEIVKKTGALNYTLEQANQQVASAKAQLSQLPDSPLKTTLADLADFSIARTY from the coding sequence ATGCTGCCCTTCCATCACGCTGTTGAAGAGGACTTTCTGGCGGTCAACGACTTGATTATTAACCAGCTGCATTCGGATGTTGGGCTGGTGGAAAATATTGGTCAATACATTGTCGATGCTGGCGGCAAACGCCTGCGCCCCCTACTGGTGCTACTCGCAGCCAATGCTTGTGGCGATCAGGGCAAGCAGCACATAGAGCTGGCGGCGATTATCGAGTTTATTCACACCGCCACCCTGCTCCATGATGACGTGGTGGACACTTCCGATATGCGCCGCGGTCGCGCTACTGCCAACGCCCGCTGGGGCAATGCCCCCAGCGTTCTAGTTGGCGACTTTCTCTATTCACGGGCATTCCAGATGCTGGTGGCTATTGGCGATATGCGCATTATGGCCATACTGGCCGATACCACCAACATCATCTCTGAAGGCGAAGTGCAGCAGCTGATTAACGCCGGCAACCCGGATATCAGCGAAGCAAACTACTTTGAAGTGATTGGCAAGAAAACCGCCCAGTTGTTTGAAGCCGCGGCCCACGCGGGAGCAGTATTGGCCACAGACAACGACCAGCATCAGCAAGCGTTAAAGCTCTATGGACGTCACCTGGGCCTGGCTTTCCAACTGGTGGACGACGCCCTGGACTATCAAGGTAACGCAGAAGAGTTGGGCAAAAATGTCGGTGACGACCTTGCAGAAGGCAAACCCACTCTACCACTGCTGGCGGCCATGCGACTGGGTGACGAACAACAAGCCGAAACCATCCGTACTGCTATCAAAGAGGCACAAGTGGAAAAGCTGGAACAGGTGGTGGAGATTGTTAAGAAAACCGGCGCGCTGAACTACACCCTTGAGCAAGCCAACCAACAAGTAGCCTCTGCTAAAGCTCAACTCAGCCAACTGCCGGATTCGCCGTTGAAAACTACGTTGGCGGACTTGGCGGACTTCTCAATAGCCAGAACGTATTAA